One stretch of Caloenas nicobarica isolate bCalNic1 chromosome 4, bCalNic1.hap1, whole genome shotgun sequence DNA includes these proteins:
- the SCOC gene encoding short coiled-coil protein isoform X1, whose protein sequence is MHISKTLKNRSKMELSVDEEDGTFTNISLADDSEHLSGRHSSKEERADSAMMNADMDAVEAENQVELEEKTRLINQVLELQHTLEDLSARVDAVKEENLKLKSENQVLGQYIENLMSASSVFQTTDTKSKRK, encoded by the exons ATGCACATCtcaaaaactttgaaaaacagaagcaaaatggaGTTATCTGTGGATGAGGAGGATGGAACTTTCACCAACATTTCTTTGGCAGATGATTCAG aGCATCTCTCAGGAAGACACTCTTCAAAAGAGGAAAGGGCCGATTCTGCAATGATGAATGCTGACATGGATG CTGTTGAGGCTGAGAATCAGGTGGAATTAGAAGAGAAAACACGGCTTATTAATCAAGTTTTGGAACTGCAGCACACACTTGAAG ATCTCTCAGCACGAGTAGATGCTGTTAAGGAAGAAAACTTGAAACTGAAATCAGAAAACCAAGTTCTTGGACAGTATATAGAAAATCTGATGTCAGCATCTAGTGTTTTCCAAACAACtgacacaaaaagcaaaaggaagtaA
- the SCOC gene encoding short coiled-coil protein isoform X2 — MMNADMDAVEAENQVELEEKTRLINQVLELQHTLEDLSARVDAVKEENLKLKSENQVLGQYIENLMSASSVFQTTDTKSKRK; from the exons ATGATGAATGCTGACATGGATG CTGTTGAGGCTGAGAATCAGGTGGAATTAGAAGAGAAAACACGGCTTATTAATCAAGTTTTGGAACTGCAGCACACACTTGAAG ATCTCTCAGCACGAGTAGATGCTGTTAAGGAAGAAAACTTGAAACTGAAATCAGAAAACCAAGTTCTTGGACAGTATATAGAAAATCTGATGTCAGCATCTAGTGTTTTCCAAACAACtgacacaaaaagcaaaaggaagtaA